A single region of the Pseudomonas sp. VD-NE ins genome encodes:
- a CDS encoding TonB-dependent receptor has translation MPAVFPSRLRPLLQLSLLLSLSASPVLIQSSWAEEARRSYQVPAGSLSAALTRFAGLAGVNLSVDPALVSGRNSNGLSGEFAVEEGFARLLLGSGLQLQPVGEQAYTLIPAAEGSSLQLAPTSILGATGSSDADVFAGGQVARRGSQGLLGSKDFMETPFSMTTYTSEAVKNQQARTLGDLISSDPSVRATNPAGGRYEQFTIRGFSLFNSDVAYNGLYGVLPTYTIDMEMADRVDIIKGPSQLINGISPRGSVGGGINVVPKRATDKPITSLTANYASNNQVGGAVDVGRRFGEDNQFGLRFNGVKQSGDTEWDHQSVDRDMAVLGLDFRGERLRLSTDIGHTERNTDAPQERVQVAANAKVPSANSVHRNYAQPWSQAKTEDTFGTVNAEFDVNDSVMLYGGVGARKSNHDFLRHAVSVTNDAGDFSVLPRDFTRDENVRTATAGVRNWFHTGPVSHEVNLAASYFYMDFENGGARYAAGRSNLYDPVGTAKPGTPTRNDAKVYTENRFSGVALSDTLGFFDDRLLLTLGARWQRVKVDDWSDDVKGDTAYDEEKVSPSGGILFKATDKLSLYANYMEGLSQGKIAPSTSVNEDEIFPPFISRQVEVGAKYDAGSYALTAAVFRIKQPAYETNATTRVFGPNGKRENNGVELSVFGEPLKGFRLLGGVMYIDSELTKTTNGTFDGNRAPATPKYNVNLGAEWDVPTVQGLTLTTRGIYSSSQYLDQSNEKEIDSWERFDVGTRYAFKVDEKTITLRANVENVLDKRYWSSAGASDDSEPGLTLSTPRTYLLSATVDF, from the coding sequence ATGCCCGCAGTATTCCCAAGTCGTTTGCGTCCGTTGTTGCAGTTGAGCCTCCTGCTGAGCCTGAGTGCTAGCCCTGTGTTGATTCAATCCAGTTGGGCCGAAGAAGCTCGGCGCAGTTATCAGGTGCCGGCCGGCAGTTTGAGCGCCGCGCTGACCCGCTTTGCCGGGTTGGCCGGGGTCAATCTGTCGGTCGATCCGGCGCTGGTGAGTGGCCGCAACAGTAACGGTTTGTCCGGCGAATTCGCTGTGGAGGAGGGGTTCGCTCGCTTGTTGCTGGGTTCCGGTCTGCAACTGCAACCGGTGGGCGAGCAGGCCTACACACTGATTCCAGCCGCCGAGGGCAGCAGCCTGCAACTGGCGCCGACGTCGATTCTCGGTGCCACCGGTTCCAGCGATGCCGATGTGTTTGCCGGCGGCCAGGTTGCGCGGCGTGGCTCGCAGGGTTTGCTGGGGTCGAAAGACTTCATGGAAACCCCGTTCAGCATGACCACCTACACCAGCGAGGCGGTGAAGAATCAGCAGGCGCGCACCTTGGGCGATCTGATTTCCAGCGATCCATCGGTGCGTGCAACCAATCCGGCTGGTGGGCGCTATGAGCAGTTCACCATCCGTGGTTTCAGCCTGTTCAACAGCGACGTGGCGTACAACGGGCTCTATGGCGTGCTGCCGACGTACACCATTGACATGGAAATGGCCGATCGTGTGGATATCATCAAAGGCCCGAGCCAGCTCATTAACGGCATCTCGCCACGGGGCAGCGTAGGCGGGGGCATCAACGTAGTGCCCAAGCGTGCCACAGACAAACCGATCACCTCGCTGACGGCCAATTACGCGTCGAACAATCAGGTCGGCGGCGCGGTGGATGTCGGCCGGCGGTTCGGTGAAGACAATCAGTTCGGCCTGCGTTTCAACGGCGTCAAACAGTCCGGCGACACCGAGTGGGATCACCAGAGCGTCGACCGTGACATGGCCGTGCTCGGCCTGGATTTTCGCGGTGAGCGGCTTCGGCTTTCGACCGATATCGGTCACACCGAGCGCAACACCGACGCGCCGCAAGAGCGCGTGCAAGTCGCCGCCAATGCCAAGGTTCCGAGCGCGAATAGCGTGCATCGCAATTACGCGCAACCGTGGAGCCAGGCGAAAACCGAGGACACCTTTGGCACAGTCAACGCCGAGTTCGACGTCAATGACTCGGTGATGCTGTACGGCGGCGTCGGCGCGCGCAAAAGTAATCATGACTTCTTGCGCCACGCCGTTTCCGTCACCAACGATGCCGGTGATTTCAGCGTACTGCCGCGCGACTTCACCCGCGACGAAAACGTGCGCACGGCCACGGCCGGCGTGCGCAACTGGTTCCATACCGGGCCGGTGAGCCATGAAGTCAACCTCGCGGCCAGCTACTTTTATATGGATTTCGAGAATGGCGGCGCGCGTTACGCGGCAGGGCGCAGCAACCTGTATGACCCAGTGGGAACGGCGAAACCCGGCACGCCGACACGCAATGACGCCAAGGTCTACACGGAAAACCGCTTCAGCGGCGTGGCGCTGTCCGACACGCTGGGCTTTTTCGATGATCGACTGTTGCTGACCCTCGGTGCGCGCTGGCAACGGGTGAAAGTCGATGACTGGAGCGATGACGTCAAAGGCGACACGGCTTACGACGAAGAAAAGGTCTCGCCATCGGGCGGGATTCTGTTCAAGGCGACAGACAAGCTGTCGCTGTACGCCAACTACATGGAAGGCCTGAGTCAGGGCAAGATCGCGCCGTCGACCTCGGTGAACGAAGATGAAATCTTCCCACCGTTTATCAGCCGTCAGGTCGAGGTCGGTGCCAAGTACGACGCCGGTTCGTATGCGTTGACGGCAGCGGTGTTCCGGATCAAACAGCCCGCTTATGAAACCAACGCGACGACACGAGTCTTCGGCCCCAATGGCAAGCGCGAGAACAATGGCGTGGAGCTGAGCGTGTTCGGCGAGCCACTCAAAGGCTTCCGCTTGCTCGGCGGCGTGATGTACATCGACAGCGAATTGACCAAGACCACCAATGGCACCTTCGACGGCAATCGCGCGCCGGCGACGCCGAAATACAACGTCAACCTGGGCGCAGAGTGGGACGTGCCGACTGTGCAGGGGCTGACGCTGACAACGCGGGGCATCTATTCGAGTTCGCAGTATCTGGATCAGTCCAACGAGAAGGAAATCGATTCCTGGGAGCGCTTCGACGTAGGTACGCGGTACGCCTTCAAAGTCGATGAGAAAACCATTACTCTGCGCGCCAATGTCGAGAACGTGCTGGATAAACGCTACTGGAGCTCGGCAGGCGCTTCGGATGACAGTGAGCCGGGATTGACGTTGTCGACACCGAGAACTTATCTGCTTTCAGCGACGGTGGATTTCTGA
- a CDS encoding FecR domain-containing protein, which yields MRVAPNTEAREVARAAAQWLALLESGEASEADHVRLKHWRDSDSRHENAWQKIQLLRQRFASLPTELAMATLDRPDLARRAALKRALGLAALVPAAWLISRQLPLDVWRADLHTSTGEHTRTRLADGSTLQLNTASAVNVDLANRQLTLVRGEMALNVPGGTALTVNAPYGRIIVRHSEICVRLNERDCNVSVVSGSAQLQPLHGPALQLNAGQQVNLQASGAGPVAQFDAKMPGWRDGVLMAQNQPLGDFLRELSRYRSGLLRWEPALERLRVTGSFRLDDTDKVLALLAASLPLEVHSRTRFWVTLAPRKNIV from the coding sequence ATGCGCGTAGCACCCAACACCGAAGCGCGCGAAGTTGCCCGTGCCGCCGCACAGTGGTTGGCATTACTCGAGTCCGGCGAGGCCAGTGAAGCCGATCACGTGCGACTGAAGCACTGGCGCGACAGCGATAGCCGCCATGAAAACGCCTGGCAGAAGATTCAATTGCTGCGTCAGCGCTTTGCCAGTCTGCCGACAGAATTGGCCATGGCCACACTCGATCGCCCGGATCTGGCGCGGCGTGCAGCTCTGAAAAGGGCGCTGGGTCTGGCGGCTTTGGTGCCTGCGGCGTGGCTGATCAGTCGCCAGTTGCCGCTCGACGTCTGGCGCGCGGATTTGCACACTTCCACCGGCGAGCACACGCGAACACGGTTGGCCGACGGCAGCACCTTGCAACTGAACACCGCCAGTGCGGTGAACGTTGATCTGGCCAACCGTCAGTTGACGTTAGTGCGCGGCGAAATGGCGCTCAACGTTCCGGGTGGCACGGCGTTGACGGTCAACGCGCCGTACGGTCGGATCATTGTCCGCCACAGCGAAATCTGCGTGCGCCTCAACGAGCGTGACTGCAACGTGTCGGTGGTCAGCGGCTCGGCGCAGTTGCAACCGCTGCACGGCCCGGCGCTGCAGTTGAACGCCGGGCAACAGGTCAATTTGCAGGCCTCCGGCGCCGGGCCAGTCGCGCAGTTCGACGCCAAAATGCCGGGTTGGCGTGACGGTGTGTTGATGGCGCAAAACCAGCCGTTGGGTGATTTCCTGCGCGAGTTGAGCCGTTATCGCTCAGGGCTTCTGCGTTGGGAGCCGGCACTTGAACGTCTGCGTGTCACCGGCAGTTTCCGTCTCGACGACACCGATAAAGTGCTGGCGCTGCTGGCGGCGAGCCTGCCGTTGGAGGTGCATTCGCGCACGCGTTTCTGGGTAACGCTGGCGCCGCGAAAAAATATCGTCTGA
- a CDS encoding sigma-70 family RNA polymerase sigma factor, giving the protein MTEAATPSPQHLQELYRDHRGWLETWLRRRMGNAWDAADLSQDTFLRVLCSAQPIADMREPRAYLLTVGKRLLSNFYTRRSLEKAYLEALAQLPEECVPSPEQRWLLLETLQALDELLDGLPRAVRRAFLMSQLEGLGYREIAERLQVSERSIKRYMAMAYEHCLMLDL; this is encoded by the coding sequence ATGACTGAAGCAGCGACGCCATCGCCGCAGCACCTGCAGGAACTGTATCGTGATCACCGAGGCTGGCTGGAAACCTGGCTGCGGCGGCGCATGGGCAACGCGTGGGATGCGGCGGACCTGAGCCAGGACACCTTCCTGCGCGTGCTGTGCAGTGCGCAACCGATTGCCGACATGCGTGAGCCGCGCGCGTACCTGCTGACCGTGGGCAAACGCCTGCTGAGCAATTTCTACACCCGCCGCAGTCTGGAAAAAGCCTACCTCGAAGCCTTGGCGCAATTGCCGGAGGAGTGCGTGCCGTCGCCCGAGCAACGTTGGCTGCTGCTGGAAACCCTGCAGGCGCTGGATGAGCTGCTCGATGGCTTGCCGCGAGCGGTGCGTCGTGCCTTTCTCATGAGTCAACTCGAGGGCCTCGGCTACCGTGAAATCGCCGAACGATTGCAGGTCTCTGAGCGCAGCATAAAACGTTACATGGCAATGGCTTATGAGCATTGTTTGATGTTGGATCTATGA
- a CDS encoding helix-turn-helix domain-containing protein, protein MTTCNPLQVQAFNTADVAEQVRVTPGWVQHYQQMSPGHFAGQIRYLDLQGVEVYEEQMNTRVEQNFSAPSGALAFCFDRSDNALYLLNEESRNIWITPENYQEIAVVFGPEFVRQHGLNVAKLEGLFMTQLNCGQNALFSRWLSSILTKLSQAVDPLDKDSLTQQLLEDCLFILDNAHTSLDRGGLQRRTEERMIMKRVGEWAADSPEDTVNLLELSHVAGVPLRQLQQAFKAYTGMTPSHWLRLRRLNSAHRELLKRRPTETTVAEVAMHWSFWHLGRFSSSYRALFKELPSETLKRS, encoded by the coding sequence ATGACAACGTGCAATCCGCTACAAGTCCAAGCGTTCAACACCGCCGATGTCGCCGAACAAGTCCGTGTTACACCGGGCTGGGTCCAGCATTATCAACAGATGTCGCCGGGTCATTTTGCCGGGCAGATCCGCTATCTGGATCTGCAGGGTGTCGAGGTTTATGAGGAGCAGATGAACACCCGCGTCGAGCAGAATTTCAGCGCGCCATCGGGTGCTCTGGCGTTCTGTTTTGATCGCAGCGACAACGCGCTTTACCTGCTCAATGAAGAGAGCCGCAACATCTGGATCACCCCGGAGAACTATCAGGAAATTGCCGTGGTGTTCGGTCCGGAGTTTGTCCGTCAGCACGGTCTGAATGTGGCGAAACTCGAAGGGTTGTTCATGACGCAACTCAACTGCGGACAGAACGCCTTGTTCAGTCGCTGGTTAAGCTCAATTCTCACAAAGTTGTCGCAAGCTGTTGATCCGCTTGATAAAGATTCGCTGACCCAGCAACTGCTGGAAGACTGTCTGTTCATTCTCGACAACGCTCACACCAGTCTCGATCGCGGTGGCTTACAACGTCGTACCGAAGAACGAATGATCATGAAACGGGTGGGGGAGTGGGCGGCGGATTCGCCGGAAGACACCGTCAATCTGCTTGAGCTGTCACACGTGGCAGGCGTGCCGTTGCGCCAATTGCAGCAGGCGTTCAAGGCCTACACCGGGATGACCCCGAGTCACTGGCTGCGCCTGCGCCGATTGAACAGTGCACACCGTGAATTGCTCAAGCGCCGGCCGACGGAGACCACCGTGGCCGAGGTGGCGATGCACTGGTCGTTCTGGCATTTGGGAAGGTTTTCCAGCAGTTACCGGGCGTTGTTCAAGGAGTTGCCGAGCGAGACCTTGAAGCGCTCATGA
- a CDS encoding glutamine synthetase family protein, with the protein MNAPFDQLFTWLKDHKITEVECVVSDLTGIARGKIAPTNKFLHERGMRLPESVLLQTVTGDFVDDDIYYDLLDPADIDMVCKPVADAVYVIPWAIEPTAIVIHDTFDKFGNPIELSPRNVLKKVLQLYTDKGWKPIVAPEMEFYLTQRCEDPDLPLKAPLGRSGRAESGRQSFSIDAANEFDPLFEDVYDWCELQGLDLDTLIHEDGPAQMEINFRHGDALDLADQITVFKRTMREAALKHNVAATFMAKPIGDEPGSAMHIHQSVVEIATGKPIFANADGQMSELFLHYIGGLQKYIPKVLPMFAPNVNSFRRFLPDTSAPVNVEWGEENRTVGLRVPTSSPEAMRVENRLPGADANPYLAIAASLLCGYIGMVEAIAPSAAVQGRAYERRNLRLPITIEEALTQMEECEAVAQYLGDKFVRGYVAVKRAEHENFKRVISSWEREFLMLSV; encoded by the coding sequence ATGAATGCCCCTTTCGATCAGCTGTTCACGTGGCTGAAAGATCACAAGATTACCGAAGTCGAATGTGTGGTCAGCGACCTGACCGGCATTGCCCGCGGCAAGATCGCACCGACCAACAAGTTCCTGCATGAGCGAGGCATGCGCCTGCCGGAAAGTGTGCTGCTGCAAACGGTAACCGGGGATTTTGTCGACGACGACATCTACTACGACCTGCTCGATCCTGCCGATATCGACATGGTCTGCAAGCCCGTGGCTGACGCGGTCTACGTGATTCCATGGGCGATCGAACCGACCGCCATCGTCATCCACGACACCTTCGACAAGTTCGGCAACCCGATCGAACTGTCGCCGCGCAACGTGCTGAAGAAAGTCTTGCAGCTCTACACCGACAAAGGCTGGAAGCCGATCGTTGCGCCAGAAATGGAGTTCTACCTGACCCAACGCTGCGAAGACCCGGACTTGCCACTCAAGGCGCCGCTTGGCCGTTCGGGCCGTGCTGAAAGTGGCAGGCAGTCGTTCTCCATCGATGCCGCAAACGAATTCGATCCGCTGTTCGAAGACGTCTACGACTGGTGCGAACTGCAAGGTCTGGACCTCGACACGCTGATCCACGAAGACGGCCCGGCGCAGATGGAAATCAACTTCCGTCACGGCGACGCGCTGGATCTGGCCGACCAGATCACCGTGTTCAAACGCACCATGCGTGAGGCCGCGCTCAAGCACAACGTCGCCGCAACCTTCATGGCCAAGCCGATCGGCGATGAGCCGGGCAGCGCCATGCACATTCACCAGAGTGTGGTGGAGATCGCCACCGGCAAGCCAATCTTCGCCAATGCCGACGGGCAGATGAGCGAGCTGTTCCTGCACTACATCGGCGGTTTGCAGAAATACATCCCGAAAGTGCTGCCGATGTTCGCGCCGAACGTCAACTCGTTCCGCCGCTTCCTGCCGGACACCTCGGCGCCGGTCAACGTCGAATGGGGCGAAGAAAACCGCACCGTCGGCCTGCGTGTGCCGACCTCAAGCCCGGAAGCCATGCGCGTGGAAAACCGCTTGCCGGGCGCCGATGCCAACCCGTATCTGGCGATTGCCGCGAGCCTGCTCTGCGGTTACATCGGCATGGTCGAAGCCATCGCGCCGAGCGCTGCCGTACAAGGCCGCGCTTACGAGCGCCGCAACCTGCGCCTGCCGATCACCATCGAGGAAGCGCTGACGCAAATGGAAGAGTGCGAGGCCGTTGCGCAATACCTAGGCGACAAATTCGTCCGTGGCTACGTCGCGGTGAAGCGTGCCGAGCATGAAAACTTCAAGCGCGTGATCAGTTCGTGGGAGCGTGAGTTCCTGATGCTGAGCGTTTAA
- a CDS encoding polyamine ABC transporter substrate-binding protein, whose translation MRLLKSVLPVALSVLFSAVAHAQPTVSVYNWTDYIGETTLADFQSKTGIKVIYDVFDSNETLEGKLLAGRTGYDVVVPSNHFLARQVKAGAFLKLDRSQLPNWKNLDPMLLELLEKNDPGNAHSVPYLWGTNGIGYNVDKVKQVLGIDHIDSWAVLFEPENLKKLTQCGVSMMDSADEVFPAVLNYMGMDPRSENPEDYKKAEAKLLSIRPYITYFHSSKYVSDLANGDICVAFGYSGDVFQAANRAKEAKNGVNIAYAIPKEGANLWFDLLAIPADASNTKEAHAFINYLLDPQVIAKVSASVGYANPNPAAKQYMDPELVNNPEVYPPQEVLDKLYISTTPPQAIMRLMTRSWSKVKSNK comes from the coding sequence ATGCGTCTGTTGAAATCCGTACTCCCGGTCGCCCTGAGCGTGCTGTTCAGCGCTGTAGCTCACGCCCAACCGACGGTCAGCGTCTACAACTGGACCGACTACATCGGCGAAACCACCCTCGCCGACTTCCAGAGCAAAACCGGGATCAAGGTGATCTACGACGTTTTCGATTCCAACGAAACCCTCGAAGGCAAGCTTCTCGCCGGGCGCACCGGGTATGACGTGGTGGTGCCGTCCAACCACTTTCTTGCTCGCCAGGTAAAGGCCGGGGCGTTCCTCAAACTCGACCGTTCGCAACTGCCGAACTGGAAAAACCTCGATCCGATGCTGCTTGAGCTGCTGGAAAAAAACGATCCGGGTAACGCGCACTCCGTGCCGTATCTATGGGGCACCAACGGCATCGGCTACAACGTCGATAAGGTCAAGCAAGTGCTGGGCATCGACCACATCGATTCCTGGGCCGTGCTGTTCGAGCCTGAGAACCTGAAAAAACTCACCCAGTGCGGCGTGTCGATGATGGACTCCGCCGACGAAGTCTTCCCCGCCGTGCTCAATTACATGGGCATGGACCCGCGTAGCGAAAACCCGGAAGACTATAAAAAGGCGGAAGCGAAGCTGCTGAGCATCCGCCCGTACATCACCTATTTCCATTCCTCGAAATACGTGTCGGACCTGGCCAATGGCGATATCTGTGTGGCGTTCGGTTATTCCGGCGACGTGTTCCAGGCCGCCAACCGCGCCAAGGAAGCCAAGAACGGCGTGAACATCGCTTACGCCATTCCGAAAGAAGGCGCCAACCTCTGGTTCGATCTGTTGGCCATTCCGGCCGATGCGAGCAACACCAAAGAAGCCCACGCCTTCATCAATTACCTGCTCGATCCGCAAGTGATCGCCAAAGTCAGCGCCTCGGTCGGTTACGCCAACCCGAACCCGGCCGCCAAGCAATACATGGATCCGGAGCTGGTCAACAATCCTGAGGTCTATCCGCCTCAAGAAGTCCTCGACAAGCTTTACATTTCTACCACCCCGCCCCAGGCGATCATGCGTCTGATGACCCGGTCCTGGAGCAAAGTGAAGTCGAACAAATGA
- a CDS encoding FAD-binding oxidoreductase translates to MNQYTQEHARSYYAASARASTPYPLLDGDLTADVCVIGGGFTGVNTAIELARRGLSVVLIEARRIGWGASGRNGGQLIRGIGHDVTGFAKYVGQEGVRYLQRAGIDSVELVRQRIGDNGIECDLRWGFCDLANTPAQFDAYKDELVDLAELGYAHETRLIGPEQVRQQVVNSEIYAGGLVDMGSGHLHPLDLVQGEARLAASLGVRIFEQSEVLEIIHGATVQVRCATGTVRAGSLVLGCNAHLDELEQQLSGKVLPAGSYIIATEPLSEARAAQLIPHNLAVCDQKVGLDYYRLSADRRLLFGGACHYSGRDPADIAAYMRPKMLKVFPQLADVRIDYQWGGKIGIAANRFPQVGRLKQHPNVFYAQGYSGHGLNVTHWCAKLLGEAIHAGHSQGMDVFSGVPHMTFPGGPALRSPLLALGMFWYRLREMLG, encoded by the coding sequence ATGAATCAGTACACCCAGGAACACGCCCGCTCCTACTACGCCGCTTCGGCCCGGGCGAGCACACCTTATCCGCTGCTGGACGGAGACTTGACTGCCGATGTCTGTGTGATCGGTGGCGGGTTCACCGGCGTCAACACGGCCATCGAACTGGCCCGGCGCGGGCTCTCGGTGGTGTTGATCGAAGCCCGGCGCATCGGCTGGGGCGCCAGTGGGCGCAATGGCGGCCAGTTGATTCGCGGGATCGGTCATGACGTCACCGGGTTTGCCAAGTATGTCGGTCAGGAAGGCGTGCGTTACTTGCAGCGCGCCGGCATTGATTCGGTGGAGCTGGTGCGGCAGCGCATCGGCGACAACGGCATCGAGTGTGATCTGCGCTGGGGCTTCTGCGATCTGGCCAACACCCCTGCGCAGTTCGACGCCTACAAGGACGAATTGGTCGACCTCGCTGAACTCGGCTATGCCCACGAAACCCGACTGATCGGCCCGGAGCAGGTCCGCCAGCAGGTGGTCAACTCCGAAATCTATGCCGGCGGCCTCGTGGACATGGGTTCCGGTCATCTGCACCCGCTGGATCTGGTGCAAGGCGAAGCGCGATTGGCAGCGTCGCTCGGCGTTAGAATTTTCGAGCAGAGCGAAGTGCTGGAAATCATCCACGGCGCAACCGTGCAGGTGCGTTGCGCAACCGGCACGGTGCGAGCTGGCAGTCTGGTGCTCGGCTGCAATGCGCATCTGGACGAGCTCGAACAACAACTCAGTGGCAAGGTGCTGCCGGCCGGCAGTTACATCATCGCCACCGAACCGTTGTCCGAGGCGCGCGCCGCGCAGCTGATTCCACACAATCTGGCGGTGTGCGACCAGAAAGTCGGCCTCGATTACTACCGGCTCTCGGCGGACCGACGCTTGCTGTTCGGCGGTGCCTGCCACTATTCCGGGCGCGACCCGGCGGACATCGCCGCTTATATGCGGCCGAAGATGCTCAAGGTCTTCCCGCAACTGGCGGACGTGCGCATCGATTACCAATGGGGCGGCAAGATCGGCATCGCCGCCAATCGCTTCCCGCAGGTCGGCCGGCTCAAACAGCACCCGAACGTGTTCTATGCGCAGGGCTATTCCGGCCATGGCCTGAACGTCACCCACTGGTGCGCGAAGCTGCTAGGCGAGGCGATTCATGCCGGTCACAGCCAGGGCATGGACGTGTTCAGCGGCGTGCCGCACATGACCTTCCCCGGCGGCCCGGCCTTGCGCTCGCCACTGCTGGCACTGGGGATGTTCTGGTATCGCCTGCGGGAAATGCTCGGCTGA
- a CDS encoding MlaD family protein translates to MKSSATDEPRAPGQAPVKTRRFGISLVWIVPIVAVLVGISLVVHNVMQEGPTIIVNFKTGSGLTANKTEVKYRNVVIGQVTDVELSGDQKSVDATIKLSKQAETFTREDSQFWVVRPRIGAGGVSGIDTLLSGDYIGADVGQSNGRAKNFKGLENPPPITYGEPGKRFMLHAPDLGSLDIGSPVYYRKIPVGQVVTYALNPEGKGVDIEVFIHAPNDAFVTENTRFWNASGIDINVGANGFAVKTESLSTLLVGGIAFRAPDYSPNDVAAADDKDFELFADQQSALAPPNGKAQYMVLRFEQSLRGLKVDAPVEFLGMEIGRVVGINLDFDAKKRTFPLNVGIVIYPQRLGQAYKKMLTEFKHDPNDEAAGIRLLGTFIDNGLRAQARSGNLLTGQLYVALDFFPKAEKVAFDPSARPVVLPTVPGSLEQLQEKLEAVVDKLNKLPVDRIANNLDSNLIELRKGLTQFNAKTLPGVQSTLADVSKTLQSASSTLAEDSPQREKLTETLDELGRMSRSLRELSDYLGRHPESLIRGRPDNAAPLDLKGPPRN, encoded by the coding sequence ATGAAGTCGTCAGCCACCGACGAGCCGCGAGCACCAGGCCAAGCCCCAGTCAAAACCCGCCGTTTCGGCATTTCACTCGTCTGGATTGTGCCGATTGTGGCGGTGCTCGTGGGCATCTCGCTGGTGGTGCACAACGTGATGCAGGAAGGGCCGACGATCATCGTCAACTTCAAGACCGGCAGCGGCCTGACGGCGAACAAGACCGAGGTCAAATACCGCAACGTGGTCATCGGTCAGGTCACGGACGTCGAGTTGAGTGGCGACCAGAAAAGCGTCGACGCCACCATCAAACTGTCCAAACAAGCGGAAACCTTCACGCGCGAAGATTCACAGTTCTGGGTGGTGCGTCCGCGCATAGGCGCCGGCGGCGTTTCGGGCATCGACACCCTGCTTTCCGGTGACTACATCGGCGCCGACGTCGGCCAGTCCAATGGCCGCGCAAAGAACTTCAAGGGTCTGGAAAATCCGCCGCCGATCACCTATGGCGAACCCGGCAAGCGCTTCATGCTGCACGCGCCGGACCTCGGTTCGCTGGACATCGGTTCACCGGTCTATTACCGCAAGATTCCGGTCGGCCAGGTCGTCACTTACGCCCTCAACCCCGAAGGCAAAGGGGTCGATATCGAGGTGTTCATTCACGCGCCGAACGACGCGTTCGTCACCGAAAACACCCGCTTCTGGAATGCCAGCGGCATCGACATCAATGTCGGTGCCAACGGCTTTGCCGTGAAGACCGAATCGCTGTCGACCCTGCTGGTGGGCGGTATTGCGTTCCGTGCTCCGGATTACAGCCCCAACGATGTGGCCGCCGCCGACGACAAGGATTTCGAACTGTTCGCCGACCAGCAGAGCGCCCTCGCCCCACCGAATGGCAAGGCGCAATACATGGTGTTGCGTTTCGAACAGTCACTGCGCGGACTCAAGGTCGATGCGCCGGTCGAGTTTCTCGGTATGGAAATCGGCCGGGTCGTGGGCATCAACCTGGATTTCGATGCGAAAAAACGCACCTTCCCGCTTAACGTCGGCATCGTCATTTACCCGCAGCGTCTCGGTCAGGCCTACAAAAAGATGCTCACCGAATTCAAACACGACCCCAACGACGAAGCCGCCGGCATCCGCCTGCTGGGCACCTTCATCGACAATGGCCTGCGTGCTCAGGCGCGCAGTGGCAACCTGCTGACCGGCCAGTTGTACGTGGCCCTGGACTTCTTCCCGAAAGCGGAGAAAGTCGCGTTCGATCCGAGCGCTCGCCCGGTTGTTCTACCGACCGTTCCCGGCAGCCTCGAACAGCTGCAGGAAAAACTCGAAGCCGTGGTCGACAAGCTCAACAAACTGCCGGTTGATCGCATCGCCAACAACCTCGACAGCAATCTGATCGAGCTGCGCAAAGGCCTGACCCAGTTCAACGCCAAGACCCTGCCGGGCGTGCAGAGCACTCTGGCCGACGTCAGCAAGACCTTGCAGTCCGCCAGCTCCACGTTGGCCGAAGATTCGCCGCAACGCGAGAAACTCACGGAAACTCTCGACGAACTCGGGCGCATGTCGCGCTCGCTGCGTGAGCTGTCGGATTACCTGGGCCGGCATCCGGAATCGCTGATTCGTGGTCGCCCCGATAACGCCGCGCCACTGGATCTGAAAGGACCGCCACGCAATTGA
- a CDS encoding PqiC family protein, giving the protein MALPLKITVLAAFMLLGACRSDPISFHTLTPVQIANTRTGAQIPIEALSVPPQVDRAQIVIRQGDSGLAILETDWWGATLADELRGALADQLSNTSGQGNVSVRIEVQRFDSIPGQYGLIDAQWRLRPVGATDNGSLTCRSTLQTPSGPTIDDLVGAQQNNVKRLAAAISQAAGNPRGCPPSS; this is encoded by the coding sequence ATGGCTTTACCGCTGAAGATCACCGTGCTCGCTGCCTTCATGCTGCTGGGCGCGTGCCGCAGCGACCCGATCAGCTTTCACACCCTGACGCCGGTGCAGATCGCCAACACACGGACCGGCGCGCAGATTCCGATTGAAGCGCTGAGCGTGCCGCCGCAGGTCGACCGTGCGCAAATCGTTATCCGCCAGGGCGACAGCGGCCTGGCGATTCTGGAAACCGATTGGTGGGGGGCGACACTGGCGGATGAGTTGCGCGGTGCGTTGGCCGATCAATTGAGCAATACCAGTGGGCAAGGCAATGTTTCGGTGCGCATCGAAGTGCAACGCTTCGACTCGATCCCCGGTCAGTACGGCCTGATCGACGCCCAATGGCGCTTGCGTCCCGTCGGCGCCACTGACAATGGCTCGCTGACCTGCCGTTCGACCCTGCAAACACCGTCCGGCCCGACCATCGATGATCTGGTGGGCGCCCAGCAGAACAACGTCAAACGCCTGGCTGCGGCGATCAGTCAGGCCGCCGGCAATCCGCGTGGCTGTCCGCCCTCCTCCTGA